The Bdellovibrionales bacterium genome has a window encoding:
- a CDS encoding OPT/YSL family transporter → MAIKQLTEEQIRTWTLKQKDEWWLKNVYKGDMRQLTWRSALTGALLGSVLSLTNLYIGIQTGWTLGVGITSVIVSFAMFKFLSRFQLSTEMTILENNTMQSIATSAGYMTSPLMASLSGYMMATGHIPPMWQVYCWIVVLAILGALFAFPLKKRYINDEQLPFPEGYAAGIVLDNLHSSDAKEGLYKAKLLGMGAGIAALIEFLRSGGVLAKLKVPFLAIPEYWDELVYKYLFVPTINGVPLKDLTIRFETSIILMGTGALMSLKTTSSMMLGALINYVILAPIMMEKGIITGTGFKNISIWALWGGAAMMTSAALYSFLTSGNTLSSIFELLKFSKKKTKKEADILADIELPLKVSLIGVPILTVIIAIMAHEFFGIEYWLGVVAVPLVFVFSIMAVKSTGLTAITPGSALAKMTQVCYSVMAPGQMNTSLITAGITSEVSLSASNLLMDIKPTYMLGGKPRQQAIGHIIGIFAGGLLSIPVFYMLFHGDITVFGTDKFPMPGATVWKAVADVLSKGLSALHPTSQIAVLIGAALGILFEILIKKTKGKFPISPTGFGIAFVLPFTNTLMFFVGSLIAWYLESKPKDQRTAAYHRFVENKESIAAGVIAGGSIIGIVLLIVETML, encoded by the coding sequence ATATTGGTATACAGACAGGATGGACTCTCGGCGTGGGGATCACATCGGTCATTGTTTCGTTTGCCATGTTTAAGTTTCTTTCTCGGTTTCAACTTTCGACCGAAATGACGATTCTCGAAAACAATACGATGCAATCCATCGCAACCAGCGCCGGCTATATGACATCTCCATTGATGGCGTCTCTCTCGGGATATATGATGGCGACAGGTCATATTCCTCCCATGTGGCAGGTCTATTGTTGGATTGTGGTTTTAGCCATTCTTGGTGCTCTTTTCGCTTTCCCTCTTAAAAAGCGGTATATTAATGATGAGCAGCTGCCATTTCCGGAGGGGTATGCGGCCGGGATTGTGCTCGACAACTTGCATTCCTCCGATGCGAAGGAAGGCCTTTATAAAGCGAAGCTCTTAGGAATGGGCGCAGGTATTGCGGCGCTGATCGAGTTTTTAAGAAGTGGAGGGGTTCTTGCGAAACTTAAAGTTCCATTCCTTGCCATTCCTGAATACTGGGACGAGCTTGTTTATAAGTATTTATTTGTGCCGACCATCAATGGAGTTCCTCTCAAAGATCTCACCATCCGTTTTGAAACTTCAATCATCCTGATGGGAACCGGCGCGCTCATGTCCTTAAAAACAACGTCTTCGATGATGTTAGGCGCATTGATCAATTATGTGATCTTGGCCCCAATCATGATGGAAAAAGGGATTATCACCGGCACTGGATTTAAGAATATTTCGATTTGGGCCCTTTGGGGTGGTGCCGCGATGATGACTTCTGCAGCGCTCTATTCGTTTCTCACCTCGGGGAATACATTAAGTAGTATTTTCGAGCTTTTGAAGTTTTCCAAAAAGAAAACGAAGAAGGAAGCCGACATCCTTGCCGATATTGAATTGCCGCTCAAGGTTTCTTTGATCGGTGTCCCTATCTTGACAGTGATTATTGCCATCATGGCGCACGAATTTTTTGGAATCGAATACTGGCTGGGAGTCGTTGCGGTTCCGTTGGTTTTTGTTTTTAGTATTATGGCTGTTAAATCTACCGGATTAACCGCGATTACTCCGGGAAGCGCACTCGCCAAGATGACACAGGTTTGTTATAGTGTGATGGCCCCAGGACAGATGAACACGAGTTTGATCACGGCAGGAATCACTTCAGAAGTTTCTCTGAGTGCGAGCAATTTGTTGATGGATATTAAGCCCACATACATGCTCGGTGGAAAACCACGCCAACAAGCCATCGGGCATATCATCGGGATCTTTGCTGGGGGTCTGTTGTCTATTCCAGTCTTCTATATGCTCTTCCATGGAGATATTACGGTTTTCGGAACCGATAAATTTCCGATGCCAGGGGCCACAGTTTGGAAAGCGGTTGCCGATGTTTTATCGAAGGGTCTATCCGCTCTTCATCCCACATCTCAAATCGCTGTTCTCATTGGTGCGGCGTTAGGAATTCTTTTCGAGATTCTCATTAAAAAAACAAAAGGGAAGTTCCCGATTTCACCCACTGGGTTCGGGATCGCCTTCGTTCTTCCATTCACGAACACACTCATGTTTTTTGTGGGATCGTTGATTGCTTGGTACCTTGAGAGTAAACCCAAGGATCAGCGTACGGCCGCTTACCACCGCTTTGTCGAAAACAAAGAATCGATCGCGGCAGGGGTGATTGCCGGAGGATCTATCATCGGGATTGTGCTTCTCATCGTTGAGACGATGTTATAG
- a CDS encoding PAS domain S-box protein → MLKAPIPSDEQKRIDKLNEYQILDTLQEQELDEITKIAAQICDCRISLISLIDTHRQWFKSKYGLTTNETPRDISYCGHAIMSDEIFIVEDSALDERFCDNPLFLGEPHARFYAGAPLISTEGQRIGTLCVIDSDSKVLDEKQKLILKSLSQQIITIFEARKLLYEKQNNEFLLKEVQKNAQIGGWELNVKTFKTKWTDEVFRIHEVEIGAAFDVKDAMSFYSDVDRTRILGDIKNCIENGVPFESDFEFITAKGNKRWVHSKGFAKRDKEGKVQRILGTLQDITHKKLKEIELKSSKEYLDLALEGAGLGIWDWYLADNSVKFDERWAQMLGLDINEIDMELTTWESRVHPDDLEKCYADIKAYMDGKTEFYENVHRMRHKNGHWVYILDRGRFSDWDQDGRPIRFTGTHFDVSELEKAKQKLSLLYQNSPFGFAFCDINGNILDVNKKYEEITGYTADELKKLSRWDLTPTKYIDDENTHLESLRANGRYGPYRKEYKNKKGDLVPVELNGFIIKDFDGKAGVWSIVEDITQKIAQEKELLYQKQFAAHHAKLASIGELAAGVGHEINNPLSIVKGYLSVLEKKMEKGSVNQSEVQAYLGKIDVATNRIARIVQGLRTFSRSDATEVSDFSPIDAIEESFNMLNEIYEKDGIHLKFNNSVRGQYLIHGNRGKFQQIIMNLVSNAKDATQDKDLRIININIRNEVDKLIIEVDDNGCGFPESLKEKIFDPFFTTKEVNKGTGIGLSLVHSFIKEMNGGIRVESKVHEGSKFTLELPALLASQIQTQVQTPSPAEANGGVQYKANVILADDDEGIRELLGDLLESMGMRVTAVENGKEALDLYMKHPDNFDLIISDMKMPQLDGPSLLKKLRENEQLKQPKFIFITGGININFEDKDNELNKLIDGYLLKPFTESKVYEILERCQLVEKMRKVS, encoded by the coding sequence ATGCTTAAGGCACCAATTCCTAGTGATGAGCAAAAAAGAATAGATAAACTTAATGAATATCAAATTCTCGATACTCTCCAGGAGCAAGAGCTTGACGAGATTACAAAAATTGCGGCGCAAATCTGTGATTGCAGAATTTCTTTAATCAGTTTGATCGATACTCATAGACAGTGGTTTAAATCAAAGTATGGGCTTACTACGAATGAAACTCCAAGGGACATTTCCTACTGCGGCCACGCCATAATGAGTGATGAAATTTTTATCGTTGAAGATTCGGCACTCGATGAAAGGTTTTGTGATAATCCGCTGTTTTTAGGGGAACCCCACGCTCGTTTTTATGCGGGAGCTCCTCTTATATCTACCGAGGGCCAAAGAATTGGTACTTTATGTGTCATAGATTCTGATTCGAAAGTCCTTGATGAAAAGCAAAAGTTAATTCTTAAAAGTTTATCTCAACAGATCATTACTATCTTCGAGGCGAGAAAGCTCCTCTATGAAAAACAAAATAATGAATTCTTGCTTAAAGAAGTCCAGAAAAATGCACAGATTGGCGGATGGGAATTAAATGTTAAAACATTCAAAACAAAATGGACAGATGAAGTCTTTAGAATCCACGAAGTTGAAATTGGCGCCGCATTTGATGTCAAAGATGCGATGAGCTTTTACTCTGACGTCGATAGGACGAGAATTCTAGGTGACATCAAAAATTGTATTGAAAACGGAGTGCCATTTGAGTCCGACTTTGAATTCATCACTGCCAAAGGTAATAAGAGGTGGGTTCACTCCAAAGGTTTTGCTAAAAGAGATAAAGAAGGCAAAGTTCAAAGAATTCTCGGGACACTTCAAGACATCACCCATAAGAAGTTAAAAGAAATTGAGCTCAAATCCTCAAAAGAGTATCTTGATCTCGCGCTTGAAGGCGCGGGACTTGGAATCTGGGACTGGTACCTCGCCGATAACTCGGTGAAATTTGATGAAAGATGGGCGCAAATGCTCGGGCTCGACATTAACGAAATTGATATGGAACTCACCACTTGGGAATCGAGAGTTCATCCTGATGATTTAGAAAAGTGTTACGCAGACATTAAAGCATATATGGATGGTAAGACCGAGTTTTATGAGAACGTGCATCGAATGAGGCACAAAAATGGTCACTGGGTTTACATTTTAGATCGCGGAAGGTTCTCAGATTGGGATCAGGACGGCCGACCGATTCGATTCACCGGGACTCATTTTGATGTGAGCGAACTTGAAAAGGCGAAGCAGAAACTTTCGCTTCTCTATCAAAATAGTCCGTTCGGATTCGCCTTCTGTGACATCAACGGCAATATACTGGATGTGAATAAAAAATACGAAGAGATCACCGGATACACCGCGGATGAGCTCAAGAAACTATCACGTTGGGATCTGACTCCAACAAAGTATATAGACGACGAAAATACCCACCTTGAATCTTTGAGGGCCAATGGTCGTTATGGACCGTACCGAAAGGAATACAAAAACAAAAAGGGTGATTTGGTGCCTGTGGAGCTGAACGGATTTATAATTAAAGATTTTGACGGTAAAGCGGGTGTTTGGTCTATCGTCGAGGATATTACTCAAAAGATCGCCCAGGAAAAAGAGTTGTTGTACCAGAAACAATTCGCCGCGCACCACGCAAAACTCGCCTCCATTGGTGAGCTTGCCGCAGGCGTAGGGCATGAAATCAATAATCCGCTCTCCATAGTTAAAGGTTATCTATCGGTTCTTGAGAAGAAAATGGAAAAGGGAAGTGTCAATCAAAGCGAAGTTCAAGCATATCTTGGGAAGATAGATGTCGCGACCAACAGAATTGCACGAATAGTTCAAGGTCTGAGAACATTTTCACGGTCTGATGCGACCGAGGTTTCAGACTTTTCTCCGATTGACGCTATTGAAGAATCTTTCAATATGCTGAATGAGATCTATGAGAAAGATGGGATACATCTTAAATTTAACAATTCGGTGAGGGGGCAATATCTCATTCATGGCAATAGGGGTAAGTTTCAGCAGATCATAATGAATCTAGTCTCTAACGCGAAAGATGCCACGCAAGATAAAGATTTAAGGATTATTAATATAAACATAAGAAATGAAGTCGATAAATTGATTATAGAGGTCGATGATAACGGGTGTGGTTTCCCTGAATCGTTAAAGGAAAAAATATTTGATCCGTTTTTCACCACTAAAGAAGTGAACAAAGGAACCGGCATCGGCTTATCTTTGGTTCATAGCTTTATCAAAGAAATGAACGGTGGAATTCGCGTAGAAAGTAAAGTGCATGAGGGGTCTAAGTTCACCCTGGAACTGCCTGCTCTTTTGGCGTCACAAATTCAAACTCAGGTCCAAACACCCAGCCCAGCTGAGGCGAATGGGGGAGTTCAGTATAAAGCGAATGTTATACTTGCAGATGATGACGAAGGTATTCGTGAGCTATTAGGTGATCTTTTAGAATCGATGGGAATGCGGGTCACTGCGGTCGAGAACGGCAAGGAAGCTTTAGACTTATACATGAAGCATCCCGATAATTTTGATCTCATCATTTCGGACATGAAGATGCCCCAATTGGATGGCCCGAGTTTACTCAAAAAGCTCCGAGAAAATGAACAATTAAAGCAGCCAAAGTTTATATTTATCACGGGTGGAATCAATATCAATTTTGAGGATAAGGACAATGAGCTCAACAAGCTCATCGACGGTTATCTTCTCAAGCCATTCACCGAGAGTAAGGTTTATGAAATCTTAGAGAGATGCCAACTGGTTGAAAAGATGAGAAAAGTGTCCTGA
- a CDS encoding porin family protein — MTNKFLATVLVLMASVSYANQNQYDYESVEINNIYNDVESASDIRDPQMARRPHGTNEAIDTANSPQINIYNENANSNKQAQKSHAQTDTDAIVDSAAYSDSKAQSDLSHDYIERANEIRRARKDLEMGTETKMIEKIEWSRIEDEKDRSDRLFGNRLDKKKYDNHYDNNYENNYKPEKEVVIIEKPTPVVPYAPAPVYKEEYKNEVKSDYSYIADSKSYLSPTVGWMTHPSAVNVDEATTFGIAAGTVFSSGVAVEMGLNYANFTMDDYDVYTFNGLPGQKEVDQYSLNGAVRYNFMVGRIVPNVGALLGYSYRDYNETRAFSQGTTSSSAVDAGVSLGVDFKLTQNFSLGVEYRVMRNIWNDREDQDNNQVSPLFYGPYATAQNREKLEEVGYQQFGVNAKFSF; from the coding sequence ATGACAAATAAGTTTTTAGCTACAGTATTGGTGTTAATGGCATCAGTATCTTATGCCAATCAAAATCAATATGATTATGAATCGGTTGAAATCAATAACATCTACAATGATGTTGAATCTGCATCGGATATTCGTGATCCGCAAATGGCCCGCAGACCTCATGGCACGAACGAGGCGATCGATACGGCCAACAGCCCACAGATCAATATCTACAACGAGAATGCAAATTCCAACAAACAAGCCCAAAAATCCCACGCGCAGACAGATACGGATGCGATTGTTGATTCTGCAGCCTACTCAGACTCTAAAGCTCAATCCGACCTGAGCCACGACTATATCGAACGCGCTAACGAAATCCGTCGCGCTCGTAAAGATTTAGAGATGGGAACAGAGACAAAAATGATCGAAAAGATCGAATGGTCTCGTATCGAAGACGAAAAAGATCGTAGCGATCGTCTTTTTGGAAATCGTTTAGATAAAAAGAAATACGATAATCACTATGATAACAACTACGAAAATAACTATAAGCCAGAAAAAGAAGTCGTCATCATCGAAAAGCCAACTCCGGTAGTTCCTTATGCTCCAGCTCCTGTTTATAAAGAAGAGTACAAAAATGAAGTCAAATCGGACTACTCTTACATCGCAGACTCTAAGTCTTATCTATCTCCTACTGTCGGTTGGATGACTCATCCTTCGGCAGTGAACGTGGATGAAGCGACTACTTTTGGTATCGCTGCGGGAACAGTTTTCTCCTCAGGCGTAGCTGTGGAAATGGGATTGAACTACGCGAACTTTACGATGGATGACTACGACGTTTATACATTCAACGGATTGCCTGGACAGAAAGAAGTTGACCAATACAGCTTGAACGGTGCGGTGAGATACAACTTTATGGTTGGACGAATCGTGCCTAACGTCGGTGCGTTGCTTGGTTACTCTTACAGAGATTACAACGAGACTCGTGCTTTCAGCCAGGGAACAACATCATCGTCTGCAGTAGATGCAGGTGTAAGCTTGGGTGTCGACTTCAAATTGACTCAAAACTTCTCACTCGGCGTAGAATATCGTGTCATGAGAAACATTTGGAACGATCGCGAAGACCAAGACAACAATCAAGTTTCTCCATTGTTCTACGGTCCGTATGCAACAGCTCAGAACCGCGAAAAACTCGAAGAAGTGGGTTATCAGCAGTTCGGTGTTAATGCGAAGTTCTCTTTCTAA
- a CDS encoding GNAT family N-acetyltransferase, translated as MMIFKDAQALKHVEAWVEGLNFSDLSLKSWSEATLTETLRTYNFVFLGAGGQPMTSCVVFQEMGPDLCEVLFLGTSPAYQGQGQMTELLEEFIHRCPYDRIWLECRADNLIAQNIYRKLGFVENGQRPNYYHDSTPAILFTFFRKHR; from the coding sequence ATGATGATATTTAAAGACGCTCAGGCCCTAAAACATGTGGAAGCCTGGGTGGAGGGCTTAAATTTTAGTGATCTGAGCCTTAAAAGTTGGTCTGAGGCCACTTTGACCGAAACACTGCGCACTTATAATTTTGTCTTTTTGGGCGCGGGTGGTCAGCCAATGACTTCCTGTGTAGTTTTTCAGGAAATGGGCCCGGATCTGTGCGAGGTCTTATTTTTAGGGACCAGTCCGGCCTATCAGGGGCAGGGCCAAATGACGGAATTGTTAGAGGAATTCATTCATCGGTGTCCATATGACCGCATCTGGCTCGAGTGCCGAGCTGACAATCTGATTGCCCAAAATATTTACCGAAAACTGGGCTTTGTCGAAAACGGTCAGCGCCCGAACTACTATCATGACAGTACTCCTGCGATTTTATTTACCTTTTTTAGGAAGCATCGTTAA
- a CDS encoding ribosome maturation factor RimP codes for MHLNLEKVTSLAESVATPLGLRVYHLEMVGSGNGKILRIFIDRTQPRAIDTAAETEVIEEEDVSIESSGDVNKVSLKDCSDFSKAFSEKLDSEDPIEGAYHLEVSSPGVERVLVKMWHFQESVGENIYVQLNKPLADISNVDQKHGSRKKITGVLKSLSDEKLSIDFENTNVIVPFQNVSKAHVVFDFGNNTIARKRATMTKE; via the coding sequence ATGCATTTGAACTTAGAAAAGGTAACGTCCTTGGCCGAATCCGTGGCCACTCCTCTCGGTCTGCGCGTGTATCATCTGGAAATGGTTGGAAGTGGAAACGGGAAGATCCTGCGGATCTTTATTGATCGCACGCAACCGCGTGCCATCGATACAGCAGCTGAGACGGAAGTGATTGAAGAAGAGGATGTGAGCATTGAATCCAGCGGCGACGTGAATAAAGTGTCGCTCAAAGATTGCTCTGATTTTTCGAAAGCATTTAGCGAAAAGTTAGATAGCGAAGACCCGATTGAAGGAGCTTACCATCTCGAAGTCTCCAGCCCGGGTGTAGAGCGCGTCTTGGTAAAAATGTGGCACTTTCAAGAGAGTGTCGGCGAAAACATCTACGTGCAGCTGAATAAGCCTCTGGCGGATATCAGCAACGTGGATCAGAAGCACGGAAGTCGCAAAAAGATCACGGGAGTTCTCAAATCTTTGAGCGACGAAAAATTGAGTATTGATTTTGAAAATACGAACGTCATCGTTCCTTTCCAAAATGTTTCAAAAGCCCATGTGGTTTTTGATTTTGGTAATAATACGATTGCGCGCAAACGCGCGACAATGACCAAGGAGTAG
- the nusA gene encoding transcription termination factor NusA, whose amino-acid sequence MAEGMFSDLNRMIEQLGKDKGIDKKIVIDAVVQGMLVAARKMYGTYRDIEASYNEETGEVELFQFNEVVMPEDFEDEEIEITIEEARKLDPEAQLADHIGIKLETGDLGRIAAQTAKQIIMQKVRDAERDIIFNEFENRKGEVASGIVRRVERGHVVVDLGKTEALMPPREQIPGEVFKPGDRIQGHLLDVRQTTKGPQIIMSRACSDYLIKLFEAEVPEIYDGIVQVMAAAREPGARAKIAVTSKDSAVDPVGACVGMKGSRVQNVVQELKGEKIDIIEWDEDITRFACNALAPAEISRVFLDESSKEMEIVVPDTQLSLAIGKKGQNVRLASKLTTWKIDILSETNASARTAESIFNLMLIPGMTDTMAQNIFQSGFGSFQSIAEADVKEVMAIAGYDKEERAQALIDEAKKLIKKYQDEGIEIPKAPVMESTEIKGDAKSQAEQKLKQAFAQLKVQEADEAEAADAAAAAANKGEDSGNEEAKPETQS is encoded by the coding sequence ATGGCAGAAGGTATGTTTTCCGATCTTAACAGAATGATCGAGCAGCTCGGTAAAGACAAAGGTATCGATAAAAAGATCGTCATCGATGCAGTGGTGCAAGGGATGTTAGTTGCTGCACGTAAGATGTATGGAACTTACAGAGATATTGAAGCATCTTATAATGAAGAGACCGGCGAAGTAGAGCTTTTCCAGTTCAACGAAGTGGTCATGCCCGAAGATTTCGAGGATGAAGAGATTGAAATCACTATCGAGGAAGCTCGAAAGCTCGATCCCGAAGCTCAATTGGCGGATCATATCGGTATTAAACTTGAGACTGGCGACCTTGGCCGTATTGCTGCCCAAACTGCTAAACAGATCATTATGCAGAAAGTTCGGGACGCGGAACGCGACATCATCTTTAACGAATTCGAGAATCGTAAAGGTGAGGTAGCTTCAGGAATCGTTCGCCGTGTAGAGAGAGGTCATGTGGTTGTCGATTTGGGCAAAACCGAAGCGTTGATGCCTCCTCGCGAGCAAATCCCAGGGGAAGTCTTTAAGCCTGGTGATCGTATTCAGGGTCACTTATTAGATGTTCGCCAGACGACGAAAGGCCCGCAGATCATTATGTCTCGTGCTTGTAGTGATTATTTAATTAAATTGTTCGAAGCCGAAGTCCCTGAAATTTACGACGGTATCGTGCAAGTCATGGCGGCGGCTCGTGAGCCCGGGGCTCGTGCGAAGATCGCTGTCACCAGCAAAGATTCTGCGGTGGATCCCGTGGGAGCTTGCGTAGGTATGAAGGGTTCTCGCGTACAAAACGTCGTGCAAGAGCTTAAGGGCGAAAAAATCGATATTATCGAGTGGGACGAAGATATCACTCGTTTCGCGTGCAATGCTTTGGCTCCGGCCGAAATCTCGCGCGTGTTTCTCGATGAATCGAGCAAAGAGATGGAAATCGTCGTTCCAGATACTCAGTTGAGTTTGGCCATTGGTAAGAAAGGTCAGAACGTTCGTTTGGCTTCGAAGTTAACCACTTGGAAGATCGATATTCTTTCTGAGACGAATGCATCAGCGCGTACGGCGGAGTCTATCTTTAACCTTATGTTGATTCCAGGCATGACAGACACTATGGCTCAAAACATTTTCCAAAGCGGTTTTGGCTCGTTCCAGTCTATTGCTGAAGCGGATGTGAAAGAGGTCATGGCTATTGCGGGTTACGACAAAGAAGAGAGAGCGCAGGCGCTGATCGACGAAGCGAAAAAATTGATTAAAAAATATCAAGACGAAGGCATCGAAATTCCTAAGGCTCCAGTGATGGAATCAACAGAAATTAAAGGTGATGCGAAATCTCAAGCCGAGCAGAAGCTTAAACAAGCCTTCGCTCAGCTTAAAGTACAAGAAGCTGATGAAGCCGAAGCCGCCGATGCGGCCGCAGCAGCAGCGAATAAAGGTGAGGATTCTGGTAACGAAGAAGCTAAACCAGAAACTCAATCTTAA